The Novosphingobium sp. Gsoil 351 genome contains the following window.
CCTTCACCGACGAGGACCTGCCCGCCATCGAAGCCGAGATGCGCCGCATCATCGCCGCCGACAAGCCGCTGACGCGCGAGGTGTGGAGCCGCGCCGACCTGATCGCACGCTGGCGCGAGCAGGGCGAGAGCTTCAAGGCAGAGTGGGCGAGCGAACTGCCCGAGGGCGAGGAGTTGACGGTCTATCGTTCCGGCTCCGACTGGCTCGACATGTGCCGCGGTCCGCATCTGGCTTCGACCGGCAAGCTCGATCCCAACGCGTTCAAGCTGACGCGCGTCTCGGGCGCGTACTGGCGCGGCGATCAGGCCAATGCGATGCTCAGCCGGGTCTACGGTACCGGCTGGCTCAACAAGAAGCAGCTCGACGCGCACCTGATGCGGCTCGAGGAAGCGGCCAAGCGCGATCATCGCAAGCTGGGCGCGGAGATGGACCTGTTCCACCTTCAGGCCGAGGCTCACGGCAGCGTGTTCTGGCATCCCAAGGGCTACAAGGTCTGGCGCGAGCTCGAAGCCTATATGCGCCGCGCGATCGACGATGCCGGCTATCGCGAGGTCAAGACCCCGCAGATCATGGACGCGCGCCAGTGGGAGCAATCGGGCCATTGGGGCAAATATCGCGAGAACATGTTCGTTATCCCCGACGAGGTGCCGAACGTAGAGGATGAGGGCGCGCTGGTCAGTGGCAGGGGCGACTGGATGGCGCTCAAGCCGATGAACTGCCCGGCGCACATCCTCATCTTCAAGCAGGGGATCAAAAGCTATCGTGACCTGCCGCTGAGGTTCTATGAAAACGGCTGCTGCCACCGCAACGAACCGCAGGGCGCGCTCCACGGGCTGATGCGCGTGCGCCAGTTCACCCAGGACGACGCGCACATCTTCTGCCGCGAGGACCAGATCGTGAGCGAAGTGCAGGATTTCTGCGCGCTCGCGGACCGCATCTATCGGGACTTCGGTTTCACTTATTCGATCAAGCTGGCCCTGCGCCCCGATCAGCGATTCGGAACGGACGCCGATTGGGACAAGGCCGAGGACGAGTTGCGCGATGCCGTCGTTCGCGCCGGGCTGGCGACCGAGGCCTATGGCTGGGAGGAACTGCCCGGGGAGGGCGCGTTCTATGCCCCCAAGCTCGAATGGCACCTGACCGACGCGATCGGAAGGACTTGGCAGGTCGGCACGATCCAGTCGGACCGGGTACTACCGGATCGGCTCGACGCCCACTACATCGGCGAGGACGGTGAAAAGCACCGCCCGGTCATGCTCCACCGCGCGATTTTCGGATCGTACGAACGCTTCATCGGCATCCTGATAGAGCACTACGCGGGCAAGTTGCCGCTGTGGCTGGCGCCGGTGCAGGCGGTGGTGGCGACGATCGTTTCGGACGCAGACGGCTACGCGAGCGACGTTGAAGCGAGCTTGAGGTCTGCAGGTATCCGTGTCGAATCAGACCTGCGCAACGAGAAGATCAACTACAAGGTGAGGGAGCATTCGCTCCAGAAGGTTCCCCACCTGCTGGTCGTCGGCAAGCGCGAAGCCGAAGAGCGCACCGTCGCGATCCGCACCTTGGGCGAGGAACGCCAGCGGTTCATGCCGCTGGACGAGGCGGTGGCGTGGCTCAAGGGCGAGGCGCTGGCGCCGGACTTGCGGGAACGGGGCGCATAGCCATCCACGACGCCCGCTCATTCGGAGCGAAGTTGAGGGATCGCGCGCAAGAGTGCGGCGGAGCGCGCGATGTCTTGATTGCGTTCGGCACGAGCGGAGGTGGGGCTGAATGCTTGGTCTGACCCCTGCCGCACTCGCTCTCGCCATCGCCGCCGCCTTCACCGCCGCCTTCGTGCGCGGCCTCGCCGGATTCGGAATGGCGATCCTGCTGGTGCCGTTGCTTGGACTGATGGTGCTGCCGGTCGAGGCGGTGGTCGTTTCCAACCTCCTTGGCTTGCTGATCGGTTTGAGCGGACTGCGCACGACTTGGGACGCCGCCGACCGTCCGAGCGCGCTGGCGATCGGCGTGCTGGCGATGGCGGCGACCCCGTTCGGTCTCGCCCTGCTCCATGCGATCGATCCAGCTTGGGCGCGGGTGCTGATCGCGCTGATTGCGGTGCTGGCGTTCGTCCTGGTGCTGCTCCCGCCGCGCCCCGATGGCCACCGCCCACACCGCGCCGAAGTGGCCGCGACCGGCGTCGCCGCGGGCCTCTTGACCGGGTTCGCCGGTATGCCCGGCCCGCCGGTGGTTCCGTTCTATCTGCGCCAGGCGATTCCGGCGGCGCGGGCGCGCGCATCGATGCTGCTGGTGTTCCTCGCGACTTCGCTGGCGAGCAGTGTCGCGGGATTGGCGATGGGGATGGCCGGATCGCGCCATGCGCTGTTGGCCGCGGCGCTGTTCGGGCCGATCTGGCTCGGCAACCGGCTGGGCGGCATGGCGTTCGGGCGGGTATCGGATCGTGCCTGGCGCTGGCTGGTGGCGGCCTTGCTGGCGGCCTCGGGCGCGGTCGCGCTCGTGCGGTTGATCCCTTAGTAGATCCCCAGTTTGTCGGCGAAGATCACTCGGCCGCCGGAAAGCTGGGTGAGAGCGGCATTGAAGTCGTCGCCCGGGGCCATCGCCAGGCAGCCGTCGCTGCGCCCCAGCTTGCCGAATTTCTCGAGCATCTCCGGCGCGGCGTACGGCGCTGAATGCATCACTATGGCGCGGTTGAGCGCGTTCGAGTTGTCCGGATCGAGGCCGCCGAGGCGGATCGAGACGCCGTATTTTCCGACGTACCATTCGTAACTGATGTAGGCCCCGCGGCTGGTCGCGAGGCTGCCCGGCTCGTTCGAGAACCAGTGCAGGAAACCGTCGTGGTCGGGGTCAGAGCCCTTGCCATGCGTCACCAGGAACGAGCGCACGGTCCCGGCTTCGAGGTTGGCGAAGTGCAGCCGCGGCATCGACGAGGGGGAGGCCGAAGTCGGCCACCCCGGCGATGTCGCGGCGCCACAGGATGTTACCCGCCCGATCGACTTCG
Protein-coding sequences here:
- the thrS gene encoding threonine--tRNA ligase — encoded protein: MSQMFKISLPDGSVREVPRGQSPADVAAAIGPGLAKAALAARVDGELRDLNRPFEGDGSLALVTARDEADALELARHDFAHVLAEAVQALFPGTQITFGPSTEDGFYYDFAPAERPFTDEDLPAIEAEMRRIIAADKPLTREVWSRADLIARWREQGESFKAEWASELPEGEELTVYRSGSDWLDMCRGPHLASTGKLDPNAFKLTRVSGAYWRGDQANAMLSRVYGTGWLNKKQLDAHLMRLEEAAKRDHRKLGAEMDLFHLQAEAHGSVFWHPKGYKVWRELEAYMRRAIDDAGYREVKTPQIMDARQWEQSGHWGKYRENMFVIPDEVPNVEDEGALVSGRGDWMALKPMNCPAHILIFKQGIKSYRDLPLRFYENGCCHRNEPQGALHGLMRVRQFTQDDAHIFCREDQIVSEVQDFCALADRIYRDFGFTYSIKLALRPDQRFGTDADWDKAEDELRDAVVRAGLATEAYGWEELPGEGAFYAPKLEWHLTDAIGRTWQVGTIQSDRVLPDRLDAHYIGEDGEKHRPVMLHRAIFGSYERFIGILIEHYAGKLPLWLAPVQAVVATIVSDADGYASDVEASLRSAGIRVESDLRNEKINYKVREHSLQKVPHLLVVGKREAEERTVAIRTLGEERQRFMPLDEAVAWLKGEALAPDLRERGA
- a CDS encoding sulfite exporter TauE/SafE family protein; amino-acid sequence: MLGLTPAALALAIAAAFTAAFVRGLAGFGMAILLVPLLGLMVLPVEAVVVSNLLGLLIGLSGLRTTWDAADRPSALAIGVLAMAATPFGLALLHAIDPAWARVLIALIAVLAFVLVLLPPRPDGHRPHRAEVAATGVAAGLLTGFAGMPGPPVVPFYLRQAIPAARARASMLLVFLATSLASSVAGLAMGMAGSRHALLAAALFGPIWLGNRLGGMAFGRVSDRAWRWLVAALLAASGAVALVRLIP
- a CDS encoding murein L,D-transpeptidase catalytic domain-containing protein, with the protein product MPRLHFANLEAGTVRSFLVTHGKGSDPDHDGFLHWFSNEPGSLATSRGAYISYEWYVGKYGVSIRLGGLDPDNSNALNRAIVMHSAPYAAPEMLEKFGKLGRSDGCLAMAPGDDFNAALTQLSGGRVIFADKLGIY